A genomic stretch from Desulfohalobium retbaense DSM 5692 includes:
- the glgA gene encoding glycogen synthase has protein sequence MRIGVLTNEYPPHVYGGAGVHVDYLTRELARVENGRHSVEVLAFGDQHVARSTLQVNGVNGDLGARPQYPQWGKVVDPLFKNLLMAAQAEAWDIVHCHTWYTHFAGCLLQQLLGIPLVLTTHSLEPHRPWKAEQLGPGGYRASTWLEKTAYQNADGVVAVSGSMASDVQTLYGVAPERVRVIHNGIDPEEYHPGQQTAPLEDLGVDPTVPYVLFVGRITRQKGITHLLRALEQVRSGTQVVLCAASPDTPEIARETEALVQQLRDQGHCRVHWFDTPMPKEQLIPLYAHAAVFVCPSIYEPFGIINLEAMSCATPVVASSVGGIPEIVVHDETGYLVGFEPAGSEDSDPKDPDRFAADLAKAVNAVLDDPEKGEGFGRQARQRVLSHFSWRSVAAQTIQWYQALTG, from the coding sequence ATGCGTATCGGTGTGTTGACCAATGAATACCCCCCGCATGTGTATGGCGGGGCGGGAGTCCATGTTGACTATTTAACCCGGGAATTGGCCCGCGTGGAAAACGGCCGGCACTCCGTCGAGGTCCTTGCCTTCGGGGACCAGCATGTCGCTCGCAGCACGCTTCAGGTCAATGGGGTCAACGGCGATCTCGGAGCCCGGCCGCAGTATCCGCAATGGGGCAAGGTGGTCGATCCCCTGTTCAAGAACCTGCTCATGGCCGCTCAGGCCGAGGCCTGGGACATCGTGCACTGCCACACTTGGTACACCCATTTTGCGGGCTGTTTGCTGCAACAATTGCTGGGAATCCCGTTGGTGCTGACCACCCATTCCCTGGAGCCGCATCGTCCCTGGAAAGCTGAACAACTGGGCCCAGGTGGCTACCGGGCCTCCACCTGGCTGGAAAAGACCGCCTACCAAAATGCCGACGGCGTGGTGGCGGTTTCCGGTTCGATGGCCAGCGACGTGCAGACCCTGTACGGCGTGGCGCCTGAGCGCGTGCGGGTCATCCACAACGGCATCGATCCCGAGGAATACCATCCGGGGCAGCAGACCGCCCCGCTGGAAGATCTCGGCGTCGACCCCACGGTCCCCTATGTCCTGTTCGTGGGCCGGATTACCCGACAAAAAGGGATCACCCATTTGCTGCGTGCCCTGGAGCAGGTCCGCTCCGGCACCCAGGTGGTGCTCTGCGCCGCCTCACCCGATACACCGGAGATTGCGCGGGAGACCGAGGCCTTGGTCCAGCAGCTTCGCGACCAGGGGCATTGCCGGGTGCACTGGTTCGACACCCCGATGCCCAAGGAGCAGCTCATACCGTTATACGCCCATGCGGCAGTCTTTGTCTGTCCCTCCATCTACGAGCCGTTCGGGATCATCAATCTCGAGGCCATGTCCTGCGCCACACCGGTGGTCGCCTCCAGTGTCGGCGGTATCCCGGAGATCGTGGTCCACGACGAGACCGGGTATCTGGTGGGATTTGAACCGGCGGGGAGCGAGGACAGCGATCCCAAAGATCCCGACCGGTTTGCCGCGGATTTGGCCAAGGCCGTTAATGCGGTCCTCGACGATCCGGAAAAGGGGGAGGGATTCGGACGGCAGGCCCGGCAGCGGGTGCTGAGTCATTTCAGTTGGCGCTCTGTGGCCGCCCAGACAATTCAATGGTATCAGGCCCTGACCGGATAA
- a CDS encoding DUF401 family protein, translated as MASVALGKIALVFGAMLFGLRLRCDLGLTILGGSLLLGLLFGLDLLAWSRAALAVGTESKLMSLCLVVALILIFSRVLEQTGQSRRLMDALLGVLRWPRLRLVFFPALIGLLPMPGGAVFSAPMVRQAGQDAQVPDRDKAILNYWFRHIWELSWPLYPGIIMAAYLAHWPLTRLISLTWPSVLLCLALGWFFFLRPGVLALPAHNGGEESYPPLRWSLIIAEGAPLAITLAGALGLEAVIRHAGWTLDPEWGFVVALVLGIAWSGVQNRFAPRRLLRLVFSGHVGKMVLLVVAVFVFKNVLERAGVVQSLSGGAAQTAFGVAVVLLPFLVGLLSGITVAFVGATFPLLLSLMEQSLSGQAQTALLMLALFAGFTGVLLSPLHACLLLSCEFFETGLGHVWKRLVPPAVLFFLAGAGYCAVLYLVGG; from the coding sequence ATGGCCTCTGTGGCACTCGGGAAAATTGCTCTTGTTTTTGGGGCCATGCTTTTCGGGTTGCGCCTGCGGTGCGATCTCGGGTTGACGATTCTGGGCGGCAGCCTGTTGCTCGGGTTGCTCTTCGGACTCGATCTTTTGGCCTGGAGCCGCGCCGCACTGGCAGTGGGCACCGAATCCAAACTCATGTCCTTGTGTCTTGTGGTGGCTCTGATCCTGATTTTCAGCCGTGTTTTGGAACAAACGGGGCAAAGCCGGCGTCTTATGGACGCTTTGCTCGGTGTCCTGCGCTGGCCCCGATTGCGCCTTGTGTTTTTTCCTGCCCTGATCGGTCTTTTGCCCATGCCCGGCGGCGCCGTTTTTTCGGCGCCTATGGTCCGCCAGGCGGGGCAAGACGCCCAGGTTCCCGATCGGGACAAGGCGATACTCAACTATTGGTTCCGTCATATCTGGGAATTGTCGTGGCCACTGTATCCCGGCATCATCATGGCCGCGTATCTGGCGCATTGGCCACTGACGCGCCTGATCAGTCTGACCTGGCCGTCTGTGCTTTTGTGTCTGGCCTTGGGCTGGTTTTTTTTCCTGCGCCCCGGCGTACTTGCCTTGCCTGCACACAATGGCGGAGAAGAATCGTATCCGCCGCTGCGTTGGTCGCTGATCATTGCCGAGGGAGCGCCGTTGGCCATCACATTGGCCGGGGCTCTCGGGCTGGAAGCGGTGATTCGGCATGCCGGATGGACACTGGACCCGGAATGGGGGTTTGTAGTGGCCCTTGTCCTGGGTATTGCCTGGAGCGGAGTGCAAAACCGGTTTGCCCCCAGGCGGTTGCTCCGTTTGGTTTTTTCCGGGCATGTCGGAAAAATGGTTCTTCTTGTCGTGGCGGTGTTCGTCTTCAAAAATGTCCTGGAGCGAGCCGGTGTGGTGCAGTCGTTGAGCGGTGGGGCGGCTCAAACCGCCTTCGGGGTCGCTGTCGTGCTCTTGCCGTTTTTGGTCGGGCTCTTGTCCGGAATCACGGTGGCCTTTGTTGGGGCGACGTTTCCGCTCCTTTTGAGCCTTATGGAACAAAGTCTGAGCGGACAGGCCCAGACGGCGCTGCTCATGTTGGCCTTGTTTGCCGGATTTACCGGGGTGCTTTTGTCGCCGCTGCACGCCTGTTTGTTGCTTTCCTGTGAATTTTTTGAAACCGGCCTGGGGCATGTCTGGAAACGGCTTGTGCCCCCGGCCGTTTTGTTTTTTCTCGCCGGGGCCGGGTATTGTGCCGTGCTGTATTTGGTCGGGGGCTGA
- a CDS encoding NUDIX hydrolase: MSETETPAWLRWAREIQAISQIGLYYSKNQYDEINFSRLMEIAAEMAAAHSDLDQTTAMTVFGSQPGYATVKVDVRGALVRDSQLLLVKERRDGRWCMPGGWADVGETPSEMVSREVLEESGFTVVPERIVGVYDANRAGRPLSFFHAYKILFLCRITGGTARPSEETEAVEFFDFDTLPPLSSPRTSMRHIEDLQRCLQNPDQPTVFD; encoded by the coding sequence ATGTCCGAGACAGAGACCCCGGCCTGGCTCCGCTGGGCCAGAGAAATCCAGGCCATCAGCCAGATCGGCCTGTATTACAGCAAGAATCAATACGATGAGATAAATTTCTCACGGCTTATGGAGATCGCGGCAGAAATGGCCGCGGCGCATTCCGATCTCGACCAAACCACGGCCATGACCGTGTTTGGGAGCCAACCCGGCTACGCCACAGTCAAGGTCGATGTCCGGGGCGCTCTTGTCCGGGATTCCCAATTGCTATTGGTCAAAGAACGCCGCGATGGCCGCTGGTGCATGCCCGGTGGTTGGGCCGATGTCGGAGAGACCCCCTCGGAAATGGTCAGCCGGGAAGTCTTGGAGGAAAGCGGCTTCACGGTGGTCCCGGAACGGATTGTCGGAGTCTATGACGCCAACCGCGCCGGACGGCCGCTCTCGTTTTTCCACGCCTACAAGATCCTGTTTTTGTGCCGCATCACTGGCGGAACCGCCCGCCCCAGCGAGGAAACGGAGGCAGTCGAATTTTTCGACTTCGACACCCTGCCGCCGCTGTCCTCCCCGCGCACCTCTATGCGCCATATCGAAGACCTGCAACGGTGTCTCCAAAACCCCGATCAGCCGACGGTCTTCGATTGA
- a CDS encoding amphi-Trp domain-containing protein yields MSDEKSQRFDYESLQDTHSIAKYLQALIDGLENKRIVFSSEDEEIILTPEDIVKFVVKASRKNGKSKLNIKVSWKDTNPHLGDTMHIDS; encoded by the coding sequence ATGTCTGACGAAAAATCGCAGCGTTTTGATTACGAATCCCTGCAAGACACCCACTCGATCGCCAAATACCTGCAGGCCTTGATAGACGGTTTGGAAAATAAACGCATCGTCTTCTCCTCCGAGGATGAAGAAATCATATTGACTCCTGAAGATATTGTGAAATTCGTGGTCAAGGCGAGCAGGAAAAACGGAAAAAGTAAACTCAATATCAAAGTTTCCTGGAAAGACACGAATCCGCACCTTGGAGACACGATGCATATCGACAGCTAG
- a CDS encoding PhoU domain-containing protein: MISLESLEENFRFLTLEVANQARATRDILGKPEKELVERLIARDDYIDNLKTIIENKCFSRIHAEEGAEQSESNRIRAIHIICVNLERIADHCVNIVRQIKHFSDPTFLHRYEFHSMFNLIQSGLDMILPVQRSQKVAQALTICKIEHELDNQYKERFDQIQDEMRAQHNADVGDLITALFIFRYLERIGDALLNVGEAFIFAFLGEKIKIHQFQALQETLSQAGYEGSLSEIDFESIWGGRSGCRIRRVKNTNPDPSKEVIFKEGQKEKIQQERDNIDRWSDLFPGIAPHVVGYNEGGNYASMLVEFLPGCTLDEVVLTTEPEQVRNALFVFEQTLVDVWEDTIDPQDHPSPGFIKQLSGRLDKIQQVHPGILTPHKRIGRITIPSLRKRLEQGTALEQAVQAPFTVLLHGDCNLNNVVYDFEEQRIRFIDLYRSRQADYIQDVSVFLVSNFRMPIFEPSLRARLNWTIRHFYHFARGFAAKHGDTTFSFRLALGLCRSFLTSTRFELDTEFAYEMAERGGYLLDRLLEHGSKHQEEFTFPEAVLYY; encoded by the coding sequence ATGATCAGCTTGGAAAGTCTCGAAGAAAATTTCCGGTTTCTCACGCTGGAAGTGGCCAACCAGGCCCGAGCCACCCGGGACATCCTGGGAAAACCGGAGAAAGAACTTGTCGAACGGCTTATCGCCCGTGACGACTATATCGACAATCTCAAAACCATTATTGAAAACAAATGCTTTTCCCGGATCCACGCCGAGGAAGGCGCTGAGCAGAGCGAAAGCAACCGGATTCGCGCCATCCACATTATCTGCGTCAATCTCGAACGGATCGCTGATCATTGCGTGAATATCGTTCGGCAGATCAAGCACTTCAGCGACCCCACCTTTTTACACCGCTATGAATTCCACTCCATGTTCAATTTGATCCAGAGTGGTCTGGATATGATCCTGCCCGTACAGCGATCACAAAAGGTGGCCCAGGCGCTGACCATCTGCAAAATTGAGCACGAACTCGACAATCAATACAAAGAGCGTTTCGATCAGATCCAAGACGAGATGCGGGCCCAACACAATGCCGATGTCGGGGACTTGATCACCGCCCTCTTTATATTCCGCTACCTCGAACGGATCGGGGACGCCCTGCTCAATGTGGGCGAGGCCTTTATCTTCGCCTTCCTCGGCGAGAAGATTAAGATCCACCAATTTCAGGCCCTGCAGGAAACACTCTCCCAGGCCGGATACGAGGGATCGCTCTCGGAAATCGATTTCGAATCCATCTGGGGCGGGCGTTCCGGCTGCCGCATCCGGCGGGTCAAAAACACCAACCCCGACCCCTCCAAGGAAGTCATCTTCAAGGAGGGTCAGAAAGAAAAAATCCAGCAGGAACGGGATAATATCGACCGCTGGAGCGATCTCTTCCCCGGCATCGCTCCCCACGTCGTCGGCTACAACGAAGGCGGCAACTACGCCTCCATGCTCGTCGAATTCCTGCCGGGATGTACGCTGGATGAAGTGGTCCTGACCACGGAGCCGGAACAGGTCCGCAACGCCCTGTTTGTCTTTGAACAAACCCTGGTCGATGTCTGGGAAGACACGATTGATCCTCAGGACCATCCCTCTCCCGGTTTTATCAAGCAACTCTCCGGGCGTCTGGACAAAATCCAACAGGTTCACCCAGGGATTCTGACCCCCCACAAACGCATCGGCCGCATCACGATTCCCTCCCTTCGCAAACGCCTGGAGCAAGGCACCGCCTTGGAGCAGGCCGTGCAAGCGCCGTTTACCGTGTTGCTCCACGGTGATTGCAACTTGAACAATGTCGTCTACGACTTTGAAGAACAGCGCATCCGGTTTATTGATCTCTACCGCTCCAGACAGGCCGACTACATCCAAGACGTCTCCGTCTTTCTGGTCTCCAATTTTCGGATGCCCATATTTGAACCCAGTCTCCGGGCCCGGCTTAACTGGACGATCCGCCACTTCTACCATTTTGCTCGGGGGTTTGCGGCCAAACATGGAGATACGACCTTTTCCTTTCGGCTCGCCTTGGGGTTGTGCCGGTCGTTTTTGACCTCAACCCGATTCGAATTGGACACCGAATTCGCCTATGAAATGGCGGAACGGGGGGGATATCTCCTGGACCGGCTCCTTGAGCACGGCTCCAAACACCAAGAGGAATTCACCTTCCCTGAGGCTGTCTTATACTACTAA
- a CDS encoding GAK system ATP-grasp enzyme has protein sequence MPKIAVVGTTAGWSSEKLTATVAGHTGFHLLVDMNRCVLDLERNTVWFENHDLSTMDAIMIKKIGARYSPDLLDRLEYLRLLESKGVPIFSAPRKIMGVLDRLSCTVTLREAGIPMPPTQITESPEQALRIVKEYGEAVFKPLFTSKARGMEIIRADDHPEEAIAAYRETNPIMYIQKKIELPDQDLGLAFLGGEYLTTYARQKTNGAWNTTTNSGGKYAPFTPQAETIELARKAQALFGLDFTCVDVAETEEGPLVFEVSAFGGFRGIQEASGQDAAQLYLDYVLQRIGHV, from the coding sequence ATGCCCAAAATTGCTGTGGTCGGCACGACCGCCGGCTGGTCCTCTGAAAAATTGACTGCCACAGTGGCCGGACACACAGGCTTCCATCTGCTGGTTGATATGAACCGCTGCGTCCTGGATCTGGAGCGCAATACCGTGTGGTTCGAAAACCACGACCTCTCCACGATGGACGCGATCATGATCAAAAAAATTGGGGCACGGTACTCGCCGGATCTCTTGGATCGGCTCGAATATCTCCGTCTTCTGGAATCCAAAGGGGTGCCCATTTTCTCCGCCCCGCGAAAAATCATGGGCGTGCTGGACCGGCTCAGTTGTACCGTGACCTTGCGCGAGGCCGGCATTCCCATGCCCCCGACACAGATCACCGAGAGCCCTGAACAGGCCCTGCGTATCGTCAAGGAATACGGCGAGGCGGTCTTCAAACCCCTGTTCACCTCCAAGGCCCGGGGCATGGAGATCATCCGGGCTGACGACCACCCGGAGGAGGCCATAGCCGCCTACCGCGAAACCAACCCGATCATGTATATCCAGAAAAAGATCGAACTGCCGGATCAGGATCTGGGACTGGCCTTTCTTGGCGGGGAATACCTGACCACCTACGCCAGACAAAAAACAAACGGGGCCTGGAATACGACCACCAATTCCGGCGGCAAATACGCCCCGTTTACACCGCAGGCGGAAACCATCGAACTCGCCCGCAAAGCCCAGGCCCTGTTTGGGCTGGACTTTACCTGCGTTGATGTCGCGGAAACGGAAGAGGGACCGCTGGTTTTTGAGGTCTCGGCGTTTGGCGGCTTTCGGGGGATCCAGGAGGCAAGCGGTCAGGATGCGGCCCAATTGTATCTGGACTACGTTTTGCAGCGCATCGGCCATGTATAA
- a CDS encoding HprK-related kinase B: MHSVTEIIQSIRKNHPPTHTLSLQFEDLPLAVHCNSLELYTFLAEYLHTFRAPFSSRTTTSITVHEGDPGLPELPWTVKPPEPGKAKIKEEFADLPDGRLIRKRQTGVVFALADQEHLAVGPVTDNPNQIINFINNRFIQHKLCRSCLLGHAAGISHNGRGMALAGFSGMGKSTLALHLMSSGCTFVSNDRIMVEADTQRLTMYGVAKHPRINPGTALHNPDLAGLIPEEKREALAKRGDLWELEDKYDAPIETFFGPDRFVLGAPMDILILLNWAHDDQPTHFQKVDLHERTDLLPAFQKAPGLFFWPSGNGDCRIIRPSQSNYLGYLSKCHVYEISGGVDFAAATEFCLDILNNAPLRSSREYACPQPAPASL, from the coding sequence ATGCATTCAGTAACTGAAATCATCCAATCCATACGCAAAAACCATCCACCGACGCATACCCTGAGCTTGCAATTCGAAGACCTCCCTTTGGCCGTGCATTGCAACAGCTTGGAACTGTATACCTTTCTCGCAGAATACCTCCACACTTTCAGAGCCCCGTTTTCGTCGCGCACGACCACCAGCATCACCGTGCACGAAGGCGATCCCGGACTCCCGGAATTGCCCTGGACGGTCAAACCTCCCGAGCCGGGGAAGGCCAAAATCAAAGAGGAATTTGCCGACCTGCCCGACGGGCGCCTGATCCGCAAGCGGCAAACCGGCGTCGTCTTTGCCCTCGCTGACCAGGAACATCTGGCCGTGGGCCCGGTCACCGACAACCCGAACCAGATCATCAATTTCATCAACAACCGCTTTATCCAGCACAAGCTCTGCCGCAGTTGTCTGCTTGGCCACGCCGCCGGGATTAGCCACAACGGCCGGGGCATGGCTCTGGCCGGATTCTCCGGGATGGGCAAATCCACTTTGGCCCTGCACCTTATGAGCAGTGGCTGTACGTTTGTCTCCAACGACCGCATCATGGTCGAGGCCGATACGCAGCGGCTGACCATGTACGGCGTGGCCAAACATCCCCGCATCAACCCGGGGACGGCCCTGCACAACCCTGATCTCGCCGGACTCATTCCCGAAGAAAAGCGGGAAGCGCTTGCGAAGCGCGGCGATCTCTGGGAATTGGAAGACAAATACGACGCCCCGATTGAGACCTTTTTCGGTCCCGATCGCTTCGTCCTGGGCGCTCCGATGGATATATTGATCTTGCTCAATTGGGCCCACGACGACCAGCCGACCCATTTCCAGAAAGTTGACCTCCATGAACGCACGGATCTCTTACCGGCTTTCCAGAAGGCTCCCGGGCTGTTCTTCTGGCCCAGTGGCAACGGCGATTGCCGGATTATCCGGCCTTCGCAAAGCAACTACCTGGGCTACCTTTCCAAATGCCACGTCTATGAGATCAGCGGCGGCGTCGACTTTGCCGCAGCCACCGAATTCTGTCTCGATATTTTGAACAATGCCCCGCTGCGCTCGTCCAGGGAGTACGCATGTCCGCAACCGGCACCCGCATCACTGTAA
- a CDS encoding GAK system CofD-like protein has product MSATGTRITVTKSALLPDPVKLARYAKAPELGPKILFFSGGTALRPLSQKLIEFTHNSIHFITPFDSGGSSAVLRKAFAMPAIGDIRNRLMALADQSLHGAPEIYELFALRLPKEADPGALNDLLQSLIRGKHPLVAAIPDPMRKIIRNHLGRFAEAMPTDFDLRGASIGNLILTAGYLDYRRQLDPVIFLFANLVRVRGVVRPVLNKDLQLAVRLDDGSTVVGQHRITGKETAPLNTKIRSAWICASSEEPAPLRVPVRNKVMEQIQQAELICYPIGSFYSSLIANLLPGGIGRAIASTPCPKVFIPNTSGDPELHGQDVMEQVRTILYTLQRDFPEPLPTRDLLNFVLIDHDLTLYPGGVPRHSLEKMGLTVIAGDLTTEQSRPLLDATRLTEALLSLT; this is encoded by the coding sequence ATGTCCGCAACCGGCACCCGCATCACTGTAACCAAAAGCGCCCTGCTCCCGGACCCGGTCAAGCTCGCCCGGTACGCCAAGGCGCCGGAATTGGGTCCCAAAATCCTTTTTTTCAGCGGCGGCACCGCCTTGCGGCCCTTGAGCCAAAAGCTCATCGAATTCACGCACAACTCCATCCATTTCATCACCCCGTTTGACTCAGGGGGCAGCTCTGCTGTCCTTCGCAAGGCGTTTGCCATGCCGGCTATCGGCGATATCCGCAACCGGCTCATGGCTCTGGCTGACCAAAGCCTGCACGGTGCCCCTGAGATCTATGAACTCTTTGCACTGAGGCTGCCCAAAGAGGCCGATCCCGGTGCCCTGAACGATCTTTTGCAATCCCTGATCCGGGGCAAACATCCGCTGGTGGCCGCCATACCGGATCCAATGCGCAAGATCATCCGCAACCACCTTGGACGCTTCGCCGAGGCCATGCCCACAGATTTCGATTTGCGCGGCGCGAGTATCGGCAATCTCATCCTCACCGCCGGGTATCTCGATTATCGCCGCCAACTCGACCCGGTCATCTTTCTCTTCGCCAATCTCGTCCGGGTCCGCGGTGTCGTCCGTCCGGTCCTCAACAAAGATCTCCAACTGGCCGTCCGCCTTGACGACGGGAGCACGGTCGTCGGGCAGCACCGCATCACCGGCAAGGAAACCGCTCCACTGAACACCAAAATCCGTTCGGCCTGGATTTGCGCCAGTTCCGAAGAGCCGGCCCCATTGCGGGTTCCGGTCCGCAACAAGGTCATGGAACAGATCCAACAGGCTGAGCTCATCTGCTATCCCATCGGCAGTTTCTATTCCAGTCTGATCGCCAACCTCCTGCCCGGGGGCATAGGACGGGCCATTGCCTCTACTCCCTGCCCCAAAGTTTTCATTCCCAACACGAGCGGGGATCCTGAACTCCACGGCCAGGACGTCATGGAGCAGGTTCGGACCATCCTTTATACCTTGCAACGGGATTTTCCTGAACCACTGCCGACGCGCGACCTGCTGAACTTTGTGCTCATCGATCACGATTTGACGCTCTATCCCGGCGGCGTTCCGCGGCACTCCCTGGAAAAAATGGGGTTGACCGTCATCGCCGGCGACCTGACCACAGAACAAAGCCGCCCGCTTCTCGATGCCACACGCCTGACAGAGGCGCTCTTATCGCTGACCTGA
- a CDS encoding amphi-Trp domain-containing protein, whose product MSQNNKVSLKQTMATDDAIRYLEELVQAYKDGKIVVQQGDKAVSIEPGEDVAIEVEAKQKEGKSKFSLELSWRAPQPGEGDEVQISSEEPEQMPAHSPGAVVATAGPEETADDEQEKPAEI is encoded by the coding sequence ATGAGTCAGAACAACAAAGTCAGCCTGAAACAAACCATGGCCACGGATGACGCCATCCGCTATCTGGAAGAGCTCGTCCAGGCTTACAAGGACGGCAAGATTGTCGTCCAACAAGGAGACAAAGCGGTCAGCATCGAGCCCGGGGAGGATGTCGCCATCGAAGTCGAGGCCAAGCAAAAAGAGGGCAAGTCCAAATTCAGTCTTGAACTCTCCTGGCGTGCCCCCCAGCCGGGAGAAGGGGACGAAGTCCAGATCAGTTCTGAAGAGCCGGAGCAGATGCCTGCGCACAGCCCCGGGGCTGTGGTGGCCACCGCCGGCCCGGAAGAGACCGCGGACGACGAGCAGGAAAAGCCCGCTGAGATTTAA